In one Dama dama isolate Ldn47 chromosome 5, ASM3311817v1, whole genome shotgun sequence genomic region, the following are encoded:
- the FZD2 gene encoding frizzled-2, with translation MRPRSALPRLLLPLLLLPAAGPAQFHGEKGISIPDHGFCQPISIPLCTDIAYNQTIMPNLLGHTNQEDAGLEVHQFYPLVKVQCSPELRFFLCSMYAPVCTVLEQAIPPCRSICERARQGCEALMNKFGFQWPERLRCEHFPRHGAEQICVGQNHSEDGAPALLTTAPPPGLQPGAGGTPGGPGGGGSPPRYATLEHPFHCPRVLKVPSYLSYKFLGERDCAAPCEPARPDGSMFFSQEETRFARLWILTWSVLCCASTFFTVTTYLVDMQRFRYPERPIIFLSGCYTMVSVAYIAGFVLQERVVCNERFSEDGYRTVVQGTKKEGCTILFMMLYFFSMASSIWWVILSLTWFLAAGMKWGHEAIEANSQYFHLAAWAVPAVKTITILAMGQIDGDLLSGVCFVGLNSLDPLRGFVLAPLFVYLFIGTSFLLAGFVSLFRIRTIMKHDGTKTEKLERLMVRIGVFSVLYTVPATIVIACYFYEQAFREHWERSWVSQHCKSLAIPCPAHYTPRMSPDFTVYMIKYLMTLIVGITSGFWIWSGKTLHSWRKFYTRLTNSRHGETTVWLFKENSAQQPHQSLETSQRR, from the exons ATGCGGCCCCGCAGCGCCCTGCCCCGCCtgttgctgccgctgctgctgctgcccgcCGCCGGGCCGGCCCAATTCCACGGAGAGAAGGGCATATCCATCCCAGACCACGGCTTCTGCCAGCCCATCTCCATCCCGTTGTGCACGGACATCGCCTACAACCAGACCATCATGCCCAACCTTCTGGGCCATACGAACCAAGAGGACGCCGGCCTGGAGGTGCACCAGTTCTACCCGTTGGTAAAAGTGCAGTGCTCGCCCGAACTGCGCTTCTTCCTGTGCTCGATGTACGCGCCCGTGTGCACCGTGCTGGAGCAGGCCATCCCGCCGTGCCGCTCCATCTGCGAGCGCGCGCGCCAGGGCTGCGAGGCGCTCATGAACAAGTTCGGTTTCCAGTGGCCGGAGCGCCTGCGCTGCGAGCACTTCCCCCGCCACGGCGCGGAGCAGATCTGCGTGGGCCAGAACCACTCGGAGGACGGCGCGCCCGCGCTTCTCACCACCGCGCCGCCGCCCGGCCTGCAGCCGGGTGCGGGGGGCACCCCGGGCGGCCCGGGTGGCGGCGGCTCGCCCCCGCGCTATGCCACGCTGGAGCACCCGTTCCACTGTCCGCGCGTCCTCAAGGTGCCGTCCTATCTCAGCTACAAGTTCCTGGGCGAGCGCGACTGCGCGGCTCCCTGCGAGCCGGCGCGGCCGGACGGCTCCATGTTCTTCTCACAGGAGGAGACGCGCTTTGCGCGCCTCTGGATCCTCACCTGGTCCGTTCTGTGCTGCGCCTCCACTTTCTTCACCGTCACCACGTACCTGGTGGACATGCAGCGCTTCCGCTACCCCGAGCGGCCCATCATCTTTCTGTCCGGCTGCTACACCATGGTGTCGGTGGCCTACATCGCGGGCTTCGTGCTCCAGGAGCGCGTGGTGTGTAACGAGCGCTTCTCCGAGGACGGCTACCGCACCGTGGTGCAGGGCACCAAGAAGGAGGGCTGCACCATCCTCTTCATGATGCTCTACTTCTTCAGCATGGCCAGTTCCATCTGGTGGGTCATCTTGTCGCTCACCTGGTTCCTGGCGGCCGGCATGAAGTGGGGCCACGAGGCCATCGAGGCCAACTCGCAGTACTTTCACCTGGCCGCGTGGGCCGTGCCCGCCGTCAAGACCATCACGATCCTGGCTATGGGCCAGATTGACGGCGACCTGCTAAGCGGCGTGTGCTTCGTGGGCCTCAATAGCCTGGACCCGTTGCGGGGCTTCGTGCTGGCGCCGCTCTTCGTGTACCTGTTCATAGGCACGTCCTTCCTCCTGGCCGGCTTCGTGTCCCTCTTCCGCATCCGCACCATCATGAAACACGACGGTACCAAGACGGAGAAACTGGAGCGGCTGATGGTGCGCATCGGCGTCTTCTCGGTGCTCTACACGGTGCCCGCCACCATCGTCATCGCCTGCTACTTCTACGAGCAGGCCTTCCGAGAGCACTGGGAGCGCTCGTGGGTGAGCCAGCATTGCAAGAGCCTGGCCATCCCGTGCCCGGCGCACTACACGCCGCGCATGTCTCCCGACTTCACCGTCTACATGATCAAATACCTCATGACGCTCATCGTGGGCATCACGTCGGGCTTCTGGATCTGGTCCGGCAAGACGCTGCACTCGTGGAGGAAGTTCTACACCCGTCTCACCAACAGCCGGCACGGGGAGACGACCGT GtggctttttaaagaaaactctgCCCAACAGCCCCACCAG TCTTTGGAAACCTCCCAACGGAGATGA